The Elaeis guineensis isolate ETL-2024a chromosome 5, EG11, whole genome shotgun sequence DNA segment TGTATAGAATATTCAGAATTTGTTATGTTTTTGTGAATTTCTCACTTGTCCAAATAATCCAGCTACAACTAACAGTCTAGCACCCAAGAACTGACCGATCAAAAATGATAACTAGAAGTTTCTGGCTCATTTCTGTTTATGAAATCTAACATAGCCTGATAAAACATCTTTAAATATAGAAATTTTCACTTCTGCGACTTGCTTTTCTTCTCCTAACTATTTTTTGGAATCCTTGGCTACCTTTGTCCATGATAAATGCAGCTTTTATTTGAGAGCCATCGCTGGCTCTCTGCCTGATATGTTAAGTGACCTCCACCCATGTCATTGCATTTCTTCAGATATTCTTGCTTCCTCATTTATTCGTGCTGCTTGCACACTACCTTCATTGAAGGCCAAGTTCCTCCTTGCTCCATCATGCCCTTGATCTGCCAACATCTtggttttttttttctattttaagaGAGAGAAGGCTGTATCTGGAGTTTATCTTTTTCCACATAGCAGttagatttttcttttcaaatgtTTTCTTAATATTTATTGTAGTGACTTATCTTCATGTATATCGACCTGTAGCTACCTCTCACATGTAACATTACATTATGTATTTAATTGGACAAAAGTTGTGTTCACATTTTGATGTAAGTTTTTGCATTCTAATACAAAGAATCAttctgattttctttctttttttttttttttaaggaagaaAACTAATACTCTGCAGTCATCATTATGCTTTCAGTTTCCCTTTTGGATTGTTTCAAGTTCATGTTATTTTCTCAAACAAACAGAATGGGGCAAAGGAAGAATGCATATTCAACAAGCTTGCCTTCCAACAGCTCTGTCTTTGCTAGAAACTTGCGCAAGAACGATTTGGGAGGAGTCATCTTTGGGTGCAAACACAACACAATAGCAGAGTGCCTCTCAAAGCAGTTATTTGGTTAGGTCTTGCATCTGCCTTCACACTTGCATGCTACAAATCTTTTATGATCTCAAGTTCATCAACTTTAGTTCTTTGATAACGCTTAAGCTTTTTTCCtgttccttgatttttttttgcaaattggATTCTAGAAATCTTGTGCCACTGTGGCAGTTAGATGACAGAATCATTTTACTAATTTTCTtttaatcttatcaaaacatTGATTATGTCATGCATGATTAAATTCATAGACATGTTAGTTCTGTTTACATTGAACGACTTTCATCAATAACTAAAAGTAACATTTCATTAATGCATGCCATCTTTGTATCTGACAGGCTTACCATTCTCACACTTCAGCTATGTAAGAAATATTGAGGAAGGTCTTCCTCTATTTTTGTTTAATTATAGCGATCGGAAGCTGCATGGCATCTTTGAGGCTGCAAGTCGTGGGCAATTAAATGCCAACTCATATGCTTGGACCGATGGTGGTGCAGAAAGGACGCCCTTTCCTGCACAGGTATTAATAATCAACAGGTTCTTACTTTCTGCCATGTGATATAGGTGGTCAGgcttttcattttattttcttgATGTAGCTCTGTAACAATCCTGTTATGGAGTCTCCTTATTTgtatttgtcaaaaaaaaaaaaaagaaatcttcatttattattattatttgttatCAAGGTTGCAATCCATGTCAAAATGCGCTACCAACCACTTACTGAGGATCGGTTCAAAAAAATCCTTGTAGACAATTATTATACAAACCAACACTTCTGGTTTGAGCTGGATCATGCACAGGCAAGAGCATTGATTGCATTGTTCAAGTCTTCATCTTATCCGATCAGTACCAAGCTCACTCCTTCTATGTCAAACAAGACCAGGCTTTTGATACCATCACCAGCCACCACGGGGAATACAAGTGGAAATATGGAACGCACATATGCTAAGGTCTGTGAGTTGAAAAAGGATTTAGAATCAGATGTTGAGATGGTGGTTGAGAAGTTCGCATCACTTGGTTGGGATGATGAAGATCTTGAACCAGGTAGCTCGAGTAAGACATCATCTAATGCTCCGGACGATATGGAAAATAAAGAGCCAGAGCTGTTCTCTGTTTGGGATGAATGGACAGAGAAAAATGAGGTGGCAAATGATTCAAGTGCTAGCATATATTTGGACAAAGAGAACCAAATGTTGCAGGGACAACAGTCTAGTAATGAGAAACTAGCACCTGATATGGAAATGGTGTTATTTAAGCTAAAGGAGTTGTCTGCTGAGCGCCAGCATATAAATTCATTTGCCAATGAATGCAATGCAGATAGGGTGATACCATATGGCCCTGTTCCTATAGAAGTGCATGAGAATAATGAACAGATTGCAGAGGATTGCCCAATTTTGGATGAGAATGAAGATACTGCAGCTACAACCAACCTTGTCCAAGGAAATGTGGAGGTGGTTAAGCTTGTAGGCCTCGTGTAGTTTTGTCCTATATGATTTCTTTTCTTATGCCATGTGCCTTTCCTAATCCCTCAATCCCTTACCCCTAATTTGAGTACTTACTAATTCCTGGATGTTTTCATGTAGTTGATGCTGGTTATCAAAGAGTTGCAAGAAAGGACAGCAAATTTGGAGAAGAAGCaggtctgtgtgtgtgtgtgtgcgcacaTGCATGCATGCGTGTGCATGCTCGCACGTGCACATATGGGTGAACATGCATGGTGCAGGTCTAGAAATTATTTATTACATGTTTGCTTTGGACCTTTTTCTCAAAAGAGAAGACTTTTAACTTGTATTCTGAGCAGAAGTTTTGAATATTGTTTGGTCATAGAAACTAACAAATTTTCTCTAATTTTGGTTCGgcttttgttatatatatatatatatatatatatatatatatatatatatagagagagagagagagagagagagagagagagagagagagttggcaACACTTGAGTGGATCTCCACTTAGATTTGGTTAGGTCTACATGGGACAATAGGAGTTCGATATTGATGATCTGAGCCGTatatgcgtgcgtgcgtgcgtgtccTTTGTTGTTCTATTTTATTTGTGCAAACCATTGCCACCTGCATCTAATGGATTTGATGTTCATCTTCAGGGATTCCCTGATTTCTCAATTTTATATCCAATTGCCTTTTCATGTTGGTGTTTCTGCTTGCTGAAATTCATTTTTGCAATATATTTTTCTACCATCTTCATTCTATTATTTTTCAAAACATTAGGAAAGTTTAAGAGTTCTTGTTGAATGATAAATAAAGAGAATTAAGAATGATATTGAAATTGAAGCTTCAGGAAAAGATTTGTATTTTGCATTGTAAACATATTTGATATCTAGCTTCATGGCTTAGATCATGGATTCACTTCAAAACTTGGTTGTTAAGTTTCATCACATCAAAGCTGCACGTTGCAGCTGTAAGTTCAAAGACATCTTTCAGGAAGTTAGGCCATCATTGGATTGAACCCCAATGCCTCAACCCTTTCCCCCATCAATTGACCTGTGTCATCTGTCAGATGTTGCAAGAAACTGGCTACTTCAGGCACCAGAGAAGTCGTGGGATTCTGGTAAGAGCAAAGGACTATGCATGCTTTTTCTTGGAGAGTCATGCTCGATCCTCTTGACTAGGGCTGGATTCAGGTTGGGTGTGCTGGCCCACGCCCCTACTCAACCCCTGCCTGGACCTAGGCCTGGAGTTCTTTTTTCCCCTCAAAATCCCGATTTGAGCTCAAACTGTGCCCAGTTTGGACCTGAATTAGCTCATTTGAAATTTTTGGCCCAATTGTCCTGCCTAGGCCACCTATGGTTGTGCAACATGAATgtcaaatttttctctcttcaccAAAAAGAACAGCAAATTggataagaaaataataaaaatatttatatagctAAACTAGTATAGGTGCTCTGATAATATATAGACGCATCACCAAAGAAAAACATCAGTTAACGGTTTGATCAGAAGCTATTTATTATATGTTATTAAACATTGAGATAATAACACCTGCAGGGCAGTAGGAAAAATATCAGCATGCGTTTAAGGATCTGGGGACAGTCATGAAGCAAAAGGCATCAGCAAACCTTGACATTAGGAAAATAAGGCATCATAACAGCAAAAGAAAGTATAGTTAACCATATAAAAAACAGGTACATTCACAAGATGCTGTCCAGAGAGTTTAAAAGAAAGGGAGCTTTTACGGGTGTAAACTGTCAAGCATGTGTTCTGGGATCAAATTCTGAAAAAGGATTGAAATCTAGCACTGTTGGAGTGCATTCATCCTGGGCTAGATGATGAAATCTAGCACCTTTTCTCAAAAGTGTAGCTAGATATCCTAAGACTACATGTCTAGGATCGTAGTGGTAGGACCAAAATAAATAGCAAGAAGAAAAAGTTTGGAGAAGCACACGAACACTCAAGCTTTCATTAAACAAAATGAGATTACAGTGGACTGATTTAGAGACACttggtatatcatttgatcatttgGCTGCCTCTTACACAAAAGCTGATTATAAGGGCTTATATAGATGCAATAtgattcattatatgaccatacATAAATGCATCAAGTATTAGATACTTACATGGAACTCTAAGAGACATCATTAAGAAACATATTTATAAGCACTCCATTAATCAATGCATGTAAGTAATTAATACTTCTAAGAAATttggattatttaacaatataaTGAATCCCCTGTATTGGAAAAAGCCCTTGATCCCTCCCTCGTCTTTCTTCCTCTCCACATACATGGATTTCTTACACTTGGCAATTAGATTCTCAGTCTTTTTCATATATTTCAAATGGAAAAAAACAGTGTTAAAGCCATGATAAAGACTGCAAGTTCAGAGGACATCCTCAGGTGGTCAAATAATCCTCATAGAGAAACATCACTTTTTTAATGCAGAAGCAAAAGTTGTGTTTGTCCATCCAGTTCAGTCAACTGTGGACAACTTGAATCCTACATAGTTACATACAGTATCCTACCATGTGAACTAAAATAAATAAGTTACTAAGTAAATGATGTATAAGAAAATAATAGGTATTTGAAAAGCTGCTACAGCAAGACTATAAATCCTGATACAGTTGGAGCCCAAGAAGTATCATATATATAAGGGTAAGGAGCTCATAAGAGATTTCTACATTCTTTCATTCCTTCTTCAAATATTGCTGCAATAATGGAAAACTGAAAATGATTTCATGGTCTGTACTCTCCTTAAATTCAGATATACTTTAATCAAGGTCTTAGATTAAGGCTGAGAACCTTGTAAAAATTTGCATTTGATATAAGATGCAATAAACTCCTCTTGCTTTGGTGTTTGTAACTATTTAATAACTGAGAAAATAAAGACAACCCTAGAGTAGAAGGGAGATTGCCATgactaaagattttttttatttctctatgGTTCGTTCCAATTCGATTCTCTGATACTTCTTTGTAATAAATATTGTAGAAGTCCAGGGGCAGTTGGGAATTGCGTGCTGAATCAGGTGTGGATAAAGCTTTTTAAGTATGACAATATGATGAGAATAGCAAACACTTCATTTTCTTCAAAATAAGAGTTTGGTTGATGTCTTCTTACATATTTAGAATTTATTCTTCATGATTTCATCCTAAGTTGAGGTGTTGCTTGCTATTCCGGTAACATTGTTGTACTACAATTGTTATACAACATTGTTTCAAGTCCTATTTTCTTATTGTACTTGAATTATTGTCTTGAAGTTTTAATAGTAGCATGGTTTGTTGAACCGGATTGAACTGCTCGATTCAGCTCATACCGAGCCGAACTGGCGTGGAACGGTCCAGTTTGGccctttttttatatattttttagtgtTGGTGGGTGGGGGGTTTCCTTTCTTTTGGTTTTTTAGTGACTGTATGGTACGATACGGTATGGTACCATACATATCGTATCGTACTGGCCAGCTATCGGCATGCCGGTTGGTACCGGTTCAGCCTTCCTTGAATAGTGGTGTGTTTGCTATACCACAACTTCGAGGTTTATTACTTGATATGTCAATACATGTTTGCTTGATGTAATGTCTATGTCGATACATATGCATCATTAGTACTTCATCTACTTTTATAAAGCATTttctaagtgcatattgatgtaCAGGTTATTTGGTTGCTAGCATTTCTAGATGTTGTAGCAACTAGAATGCCACATTTGTATTTGTAGTTTTGTTTGGCTTGCATGCATCTAAAAGCTGCATCCAAGGATTTAAGTCCCGTCGGGACGGGGGCCATCCCTGCCGTCCCGTCTCGTTCCTCCGAGAATCCAGCACCTGGGACAGGTGCGGGACCTTGAAACGAGCACTCGGCCTTTGTCCCGACCATCCCGTCTTCTTGTCGACTGTCCCACCTTCTTCTTGATCGGATCACATATTGGTACGGCCATCTCGATCGGGATTTGCACTGTTCTTTTTGATTCGTCACACCGAGAGGGAGGAGCACGGGAGGGAGGAGCTGTACTGATCTTTTTGCCGTTGCCGTTGTCATCGTCATCGAGAGGGAGGAGCACAGCCGCGAGGGAGGAGCTGGGAGGAGCACGGACTGGAGGGAGGAGCTGCtcggggaggagaagagaggagagagaggaggaaggagaaagCATTCGGAATCTTCGGATCTCCGATGAGGAAACaaaggagggaggagagaggaGCGGAGGGGAAGCATCATCAGTCTGTCGAAACCCTCAAGCAGTCTCCACTCTCCACCTTTTTGCGATCGCAATTGGGAATCgatgaaatacaaggggtagtgtggtgtggcgtgttatccaccgtgggatttgcccGATCCAATTGTACCTGGTGCGGTCCTCGCACGTGATTGCCCTTCACGTGTGCGCCTGATTGCTTTGCGCGCCCACGCATTTTGCCAGAGCACCTGTCATCCTATGGCCTTCCCGCGTGATTTGACAATACGCAGCCTTCACTCGAGATTTTGTACGCAACGGTATTATTGGTCTTGAATCGTTGTGCAACGGTATTATTGGTCTTACCAAGCCCCAACATGGTTTGATTGAGCGCATCTTGGTCTTCGCAGCATCCAATATGACATGTAATTTCTATAAATATTCGCATCCAACTCTCAATTTCCCATAGCATAACATTCACTGAGAGTCTAACTCTCAAGGGAAGCATTGGATCATCGAACATCTCAATCATATATTCACTTTTAAAGTTCAAATATATTTAAACAATAAATAGATCAGTAAACCTTCAAGATAAATTCAAGAaactattatttatatatataaaagggtgTCCCAAGTGCGTACCGGGATGCCTGATTGGGATGGCCGTTGCGATGTGGCAGGATGCGGGGCATCTCGTTCCGAGAGAAAACAGAGATGCCCctgtcccatgggatttaaaaccttggctgcatctataatttttttgtttaGTTGTTTAATCTGGAGGGAGTGTGATATCCATGAAAGATGGGACCATCCTGAAATGCTTAATTTAAGGCATACCAAATCGTACTAAGGGTAGACTGATGTAGTTCCATCCCTTGGTTCAAGAAATCTGGCAAGGTAGGGGGACAGGGAGAAGGAAAGTGAGGAAAAGatagagagggggagagggaggggggagagagggaTTTCAAGCCCTCTCTCCTCTAGCTACATGAATACAGGGGTGAGCCCTTCACCTGAAATCCCTCTCTCCTCTAGCTACATGAATACAGGGGTGAGCCCTTcaccctctccccctccctcacTCGCTCTAGCTGTATGGGTACATGCCTAAAATGGTACAATATTATACCGTGCCAAGTAATTGGTATGGGTCTCAGTATCAATGATCACCTTGCAATTAATGTAGTAAAATTACCTCCACTAATATTATTATCCATGGACTATCGTGTCATCTGGCATGGGGCGTACGTATCATACTCAGTGGGAATCGATGCGAAACTCAAGTTCAAGTCGGTATAAGCTCTGTATTGCCTCATTCCAAGGTGCACTTAGCTGTGTATGGATCAGTATCAAGACATATCAAGATAAAAGTGAGAAAAATAGTTAGAGCATTATTTCGGTACGGAATACGTATTGCACCATACCAAATCAATAATATATCAGTATGGCATCCGATACCAAGAGTGCAGACCTTGATTATATCATTTTCATATCATTACACTATTAAAttgtaatataatttttatattatcaaAGGATAATATATTCAGACAAAATATAACATAAGATAATGTAgtatcataaattttataatattatgttatcttatattatatatcttataatataatacaatacaCTATAATACATATTGTAATAGTATATAATATAGTGTAAGCTAACactctaatataatataatatacataaGATAATCCAATACAAAATAATATAATGTAATGTTATGTCATAATCAtgcaatattatataatatattgtaatatagcATAATAACTATGATATTAatacaatattatattatattgcttATTACGATATAATACATTACTATGTGATGTTATGATATTAATGAttattttgttttaaaaaaatattataataagaatgatgataatattataatattattttactattGTAATCACGGTAAAATCTTATTGGAGACAACGGAGGTGATTATAGCCTTTAAGGCTGCATGCAGAGCCTTATCAGGGGATGTGGCCATTTTCTGGTTGCATCTCTAGATGTAGCAGAAGGGCCTTAGGGTGCATCTCGGTTGCTTGCATCTGATGCAGTTGCAGGCAACCAAACAGCTGCATCTGTCCACTTATTACTGGGATGCAGCATTTGAAGCTTGGATGCAGGCAACCAAACAGCTTCTAGGAAGGGGGACTGTTTATAACATCAGATGTTATAGGACTTGTCAGCAGTATGTTTTCTTTGACAATCAATTTTTTGTGATTCCATTTTTTGTATTTATGCATTTTGTGCTTTCCTTCAGATTATTATCTATTACAGTATATTGCATGAGTATTTAAGCAAACATAAAACTATTTATAGATATATTTATATGCACTTCACTGAGGTCACTCAAAACAGTGTATTTTCTTCCAAATTTGACtcttgtattcaggttgaatcaGATAGAGAAATCCACCAGTTAGGGGATCTAGTTAAGGAGTCAGGAAGAAAACTTCAAAGACTGAAGGACCATGTAAAGGAGCTAGAAGCTAAGATTGATCCTTCTACCATTGTTGATGACTCTCTAAACAACTTTGTTGAGCAATGCTTGGGCTCGGAGGATGTAATATATCTAATTGGGGGTtttaatggattatcctggttatCTGCATTAGATTCTTTTTCACCATCACTGGACCTATTAACACCCCTTGAACCATTAAATTCTGCTCGTTCATATGCTTCGGCTGTTGCATTAGATGGCAGCATATATGTTTTCGGTGGTGGCGATGGTCATTTGTGGTATAACACAGGTAGCTATTTCATGAATTCAGTTTCTTTCTATATGCTTCATAATCATCATCACAATTAGAGGACTTTTTTGTACTTGTTTAAAGTGGAGTGCTACAACCCAAGGCTCAATGCGTGGAGCTTATGCCCCAATTTGACTCGTGAGAAAGGAAGTCTAGGTGGAGCTACTTTAAATGCCAAAATTTATGCTATTGGTGGAGGAGATGGAACTGAGATTTTCTCTGATGTTGAGATGTTTGATCCAGCTCTTGGAAAGTGGATCAATGACCAATCAATGCTTCAAAAGGTACCTCATATTTgcagtttctttcatattatgcTTGTTCTTTATGTCACTTGATTATGGGCACTCATAAGTGCCATGATATTTGTAGCCCTATATGTAAAATCCTTATGGAAAAGAACATATGGATTTTATTCCTTGCTTGGTATAGTTATTTTGATTAGACTCAATATAAAGGGAGTCAGTATGCAACACTGACAAAGGATATACAGCAGTAGAGATATTGAAACATAATCTTAAAATCCATTGTCTTTGGGTCATTTAGCATTGGTTAATCTGTAAGTTTATTATTCACTTGCAGTAGTATGAGCCAGCATATTATTCTTTCTGATTGCAGTCACCATATTtgtatttattctttcttttacAGACAATTTGTTTACTTCTTACTGGCGTTACATCATTGTGTCATTTCAGCGGTTTGCTCCTGCTGCAGCAGAACTTAATGGTGTGCTTTATGCTGTTGGTGGATATGATGGAAAAGATTACTTGAAGTGAGATCCTCACCACTTTATCTTTCCTTTCTTTGCTTGAATCCTTTCATGTTATGCTAATTATGAAGCTTCCTTTCCTTGCTTAAATCCTTTCATATTATGCTAATTATGAAGCTCTCACATGCATCATGTCTCAACAGTGGTTGGTGTATCACATCTGTTATAGGAAAATGGCATCTTTGCACTTGGTTATTATTGTGAAGTATTTAAAACAGAGCTCATTTTGAAAATTCAGTTGCCTGTGATTGCAATTATTTTCTCTCTTGGATCATGCATTATGCTTTATTGCATTCTCTGTCAATCTGTTTTGCCTGACTAAATTCTAACCATCAATCCTTGTCCTATCTATCTACCTATCTCTCCTCGGCTGTTTGCTTGATCAAAatgttgaaatttattttttgaaaatgaaGATTAAGGTCCTAACCACTGTGTCATGAGAATGTTGTTGCTGCATGTGGCATTGAAGCTCATGTCTCCCGCTCTAAGATATTTTAACATTTTTATATTTAAGCATGATGCATGACACTTACCGACCTTTGGGTGTTTTTGGAACATGTCATTCCTCTTGCTCTCACTTCCTGCCGCTTCCAAGTTATCTGATGCCTCTGCTACCTGCTATTTGAATCACATTTAGTTTAGTTAATTCCATATTCCCTCTCATTCTTTAGCTCATGTGGATTAAACTGTTTATGTGATTCCTATTTCCAGAAGGCAAAATATTGTTATCATTGTCAGTCATGCTCATCTGTAAAAGCTTCACATTTTACAACTTGCTCATGGGAAACTCTCCTTCCAGGTCAGCTGAAAGATTTGACCCCCGTGAAGCCTTTTGGACAAAGATCGCTAGCATGAGCACAAGGAGAGG contains these protein-coding regions:
- the LOC105045908 gene encoding uncharacterized protein isoform X5, which gives rise to MRYQPLTEDRFKKILVDNYYTNQHFWFELDHAQARALIALFKSSSYPISTKLTPSMSNKTRLLIPSPATTGNTSGNMERTYAKVCELKKDLESDVEMVVEKFASLGWDDEDLEPGSSSKTSSNAPDDMENKEPELFSVWDEWTEKNEVANDSSASIYLDKENQMLQGQQSSNEKLAPDMEMVLFKLKELSAERQHINSFANECNADRVIPYGPVPIEVHENNEQIAEDCPILDENEDTAATTNLVQGNVEVVKLLMLVIKELQERTANLEKKQVESDREIHQLGDLVKESGRKLQRLKDHVKELEAKIDPSTIVDDSLNNFVEQCLGSEDVIYLIGGFNGLSWLSALDSFSPSLDLLTPLEPLNSARSYASAVALDGSIYVFGGGDGHLWYNTVECYNPRLNAWSLCPNLTREKGSLGGATLNAKIYAIGGGDGTEIFSDVEMFDPALGKWINDQSMLQKRFAPAAAELNGVLYAVGGYDGKDYLKSAERFDPREAFWTKIASMSTRRGCHSVAVFNEKLYAIGGFDGEEMVSSVETYDPRMPSWIMAEPMNSSRGYAATAVLDGSLFVIGGIKGQDNILDTIECYKEQGGWSNSGLRAIGRRCFCSAIVL
- the LOC105045908 gene encoding uncharacterized protein isoform X4 yields the protein MGQRKNAYSTSLPSNSSVFARNLRKNDLGGVIFGCKHNTIAECLSKQLFGLPFSHFSYVRNIEEGLPLFLFNYSDRKLHGIFEAASRGQLNANSYAWTDGGAERTPFPAQVAIHVKMRYQPLTEDRFKKILVDNYYTNQHFWFELDHAQARALIALFKSSSYPISTKLTPSMSNKTRLLIPSPATTGNTSGNMERTYAKVCELKKDLESDVEMVVEKFASLGWDDEDLEPGSSSKTSSNAPDDMENKEPELFSVWDEWTEKNEVANDSSASIYLDKENQMLQGQQSSNEKLAPDMEMVLFKLKELSAERQHINSFANECNADRVIPYGPVPIEVHENNEQIAEDCPILDENEDTAATTNLVQGNVEVVKLLMLVIKELQERTANLEKKQVESDREIHQLGDLVKESGRKLQRLKDHVKELEAKIDPSTIVDDSLNNFVEQCLGSEDVIYLIGGFNGLSWLSALDSFSPSLDLLTPLEPLNSARSYASAVALDGSIYVFGGGDGHLWYNTVECYNPRLNAWSLCPNLTREKGSLGGATLNAKIYAIGGGDGTEIFSDVEMFDPALGKWINDQSMLQKRFAPAAAELNGVLYAVGGYDGKDYLKSAERFDPREAFWTKIASMSTRRGCHSVAVFNEKLYAIGGFDGEEMVSSVETYDPRMPSWIMAEPMNSSRGYAATAVLDGSLFVIGGIKGQDNILDTIECYKEQGGWSNSGLRAIGRRCFCSAIVL
- the LOC105045908 gene encoding uncharacterized protein isoform X1, translating into MLLQTPQRPWLQHRFRTIYQHKMGQRKNAYSTSLPSNSSVFARNLRKNDLGGVIFGCKHNTIAECLSKQLFGLPFSHFSYVRNIEEGLPLFLFNYSDRKLHGIFEAASRGQLNANSYAWTDGGAERTPFPAQVAIHVKMRYQPLTEDRFKKILVDNYYTNQHFWFELDHAQARALIALFKSSSYPISTKLTPSMSNKTRLLIPSPATTGNTSGNMERTYAKVCELKKDLESDVEMVVEKFASLGWDDEDLEPGSSSKTSSNAPDDMENKEPELFSVWDEWTEKNEVANDSSASIYLDKENQMLQGQQSSNEKLAPDMEMVLFKLKELSAERQHINSFANECNADRVIPYGPVPIEVHENNEQIAEDCPILDENEDTAATTNLVQGNVEVVKLLMLVIKELQERTANLEKKQVESDREIHQLGDLVKESGRKLQRLKDHVKELEAKIDPSTIVDDSLNNFVEQCLGSEDVIYLIGGFNGLSWLSALDSFSPSLDLLTPLEPLNSARSYASAVALDGSIYVFGGGDGHLWYNTVECYNPRLNAWSLCPNLTREKGSLGGATLNAKIYAIGGGDGTEIFSDVEMFDPALGKWINDQSMLQKRFAPAAAELNGVLYAVGGYDGKDYLKSAERFDPREAFWTKIASMSTRRGCHSVAVFNEKLYAIGGFDGEEMVSSVETYDPRMPSWIMAEPMNSSRGYAATAVLDGSLFVIGGIKGQDNILDTIECYKEQGGWSNSGLRAIGRRCFCSAIVL
- the LOC105045908 gene encoding uncharacterized protein isoform X2, encoding MLLQTPQRPWLQHRFRTIYQHKMGQRKNAYSTSLPSNSSVFARNLRKNDLGGVIFGCKHNTIAECLSKQLFGLPFSHFSYVRNIEEGLPLFLFNYSDRKLHGIFEAASRGQLNANSYAWTDGGAERTPFPAQVAIHVKMRYQPLTEDRFKKILVDNYYTNQHFWFELDHAQARALIALFKSSSYPISTKLTPSMSNKTRLLIPSPATTGNTSGNMERTYAKVCELKKDLESDVEMVVEKFASLGWDDEDLEPGSSSKTSSNAPDDMENKEPELFSVWDEWTEKNEVANDSSASIYLDKENQMLQGQQSSNEKLAPDMEMVLFKLKELSAERQHINSFANECNADRVIPYGPVPIEVHENNEQIAEDCPILDENEDTAATTNLVQGNVELMLVIKELQERTANLEKKQVESDREIHQLGDLVKESGRKLQRLKDHVKELEAKIDPSTIVDDSLNNFVEQCLGSEDVIYLIGGFNGLSWLSALDSFSPSLDLLTPLEPLNSARSYASAVALDGSIYVFGGGDGHLWYNTVECYNPRLNAWSLCPNLTREKGSLGGATLNAKIYAIGGGDGTEIFSDVEMFDPALGKWINDQSMLQKRFAPAAAELNGVLYAVGGYDGKDYLKSAERFDPREAFWTKIASMSTRRGCHSVAVFNEKLYAIGGFDGEEMVSSVETYDPRMPSWIMAEPMNSSRGYAATAVLDGSLFVIGGIKGQDNILDTIECYKEQGGWSNSGLRAIGRRCFCSAIVL
- the LOC105045908 gene encoding uncharacterized protein isoform X3, with the protein product MLFSQTNRMGQRKNAYSTSLPSNSSVFARNLRKNDLGGVIFGCKHNTIAECLSKQLFGLPFSHFSYVRNIEEGLPLFLFNYSDRKLHGIFEAASRGQLNANSYAWTDGGAERTPFPAQVAIHVKMRYQPLTEDRFKKILVDNYYTNQHFWFELDHAQARALIALFKSSSYPISTKLTPSMSNKTRLLIPSPATTGNTSGNMERTYAKVCELKKDLESDVEMVVEKFASLGWDDEDLEPGSSSKTSSNAPDDMENKEPELFSVWDEWTEKNEVANDSSASIYLDKENQMLQGQQSSNEKLAPDMEMVLFKLKELSAERQHINSFANECNADRVIPYGPVPIEVHENNEQIAEDCPILDENEDTAATTNLVQGNVEVVKLLMLVIKELQERTANLEKKQVESDREIHQLGDLVKESGRKLQRLKDHVKELEAKIDPSTIVDDSLNNFVEQCLGSEDVIYLIGGFNGLSWLSALDSFSPSLDLLTPLEPLNSARSYASAVALDGSIYVFGGGDGHLWYNTVECYNPRLNAWSLCPNLTREKGSLGGATLNAKIYAIGGGDGTEIFSDVEMFDPALGKWINDQSMLQKRFAPAAAELNGVLYAVGGYDGKDYLKSAERFDPREAFWTKIASMSTRRGCHSVAVFNEKLYAIGGFDGEEMVSSVETYDPRMPSWIMAEPMNSSRGYAATAVLDGSLFVIGGIKGQDNILDTIECYKEQGGWSNSGLRAIGRRCFCSAIVL